One window of the Microvirga mediterraneensis genome contains the following:
- a CDS encoding FAD-dependent oxidoreductase, whose amino-acid sequence MQNLSIAIVGAGIGGLTAALALARQGHAVTLIERRTGFSEVGAGLQLSPNASRILLGLGLGAALRRVVTEPQRVVVRSIRSGKTIGQVALGAFMRERFEAPYWVVHRADLQTILLDAVRSEPAIRLVMGRTVEDVADGRDRARLTWTSAGGARESIEADLIIGADGVWSKVRQALGDRTPPAYRGAIAWRATFERNMAPAELAGDETGLWLGSRGHVVHYPIAGGRLVNVVAIQRSPAPVDGWAAPGDRDELLGHYASAAPALRNLLSQPLDWLRWSLFDHPAGRLAQGRIALLGDAAHPVLPFLAQGAALAIEDAATLAGLLGQDRPSIAETLSAYEAHRLPRARRVQNEARRNGRIYHAVGLIGFGRNQVMHHLGPEGMTRRYDWLYGFRIAA is encoded by the coding sequence GTGCAGAATCTCTCGATTGCCATTGTCGGCGCCGGAATCGGCGGCCTGACGGCGGCCCTGGCGCTCGCCCGGCAGGGCCATGCGGTCACGCTCATCGAGCGCCGGACCGGGTTCAGCGAGGTCGGCGCCGGGCTCCAGCTTTCGCCCAATGCGAGCCGGATCCTGCTCGGGCTCGGGCTCGGCGCCGCCCTGCGCCGGGTCGTGACGGAGCCGCAACGGGTCGTCGTCCGCTCCATCCGCTCGGGCAAGACCATCGGGCAGGTCGCCCTCGGGGCCTTCATGCGCGAGCGCTTCGAGGCTCCCTATTGGGTCGTGCACCGGGCCGATCTCCAGACGATTCTCCTCGACGCCGTCCGGTCCGAACCCGCGATCCGGCTCGTCATGGGCCGCACCGTCGAAGACGTCGCGGACGGGCGCGATCGGGCCCGCCTGACCTGGACCTCCGCCGGCGGCGCGCGGGAGAGCATCGAGGCCGACCTGATCATCGGCGCGGACGGCGTGTGGTCGAAGGTCCGGCAGGCCCTGGGCGACCGGACGCCGCCCGCCTATCGCGGCGCCATCGCCTGGCGCGCCACCTTCGAGCGGAATATGGCCCCGGCCGAACTCGCGGGCGACGAGACCGGCCTCTGGCTCGGCTCGCGGGGCCACGTGGTGCATTATCCGATTGCCGGGGGCAGGCTCGTCAACGTGGTGGCCATCCAGAGGAGCCCTGCTCCCGTCGACGGCTGGGCCGCGCCGGGCGACCGGGACGAACTTCTCGGCCACTACGCTTCCGCCGCCCCTGCCCTGCGCAACCTCCTGTCGCAGCCGCTGGACTGGCTGCGCTGGTCCCTGTTCGACCACCCGGCCGGGCGCCTCGCCCAGGGCCGGATCGCCCTTCTCGGCGACGCCGCCCATCCCGTCCTCCCCTTCCTGGCCCAGGGCGCGGCCCTGGCCATCGAGGATGCGGCTACCCTCGCGGGACTTCTGGGACAGGACCGGCCGAGCATCGCCGAAACTCTGTCCGCCTACGAGGCGCATCGCCTCCCGCGGGCCCGCCGGGTGCAGAACGAGGCGCGCAGGAACGGGCGCATCTACCATGCGGTCGGCCTCATCGGCTTCGGGCGCAACCAGGTCATGCACCATCTCGGGCCCGAAGGCATGACCCGGCGTTACGACTGGCTCTACGGCTTCCGCATTGCTGCGTAA